The following proteins are co-located in the Shouchella hunanensis genome:
- a CDS encoding YlbG family protein, translating to MISPSRQGIVVWLTSLKYARQLRRFGHVQYVSKKMKYVVFYCDLEKVDDIINKLQSFHFVTDVKPSMRPFVNTEFEDAKPDKAKEYDYKLGI from the coding sequence ATGATAAGTCCAAGTCGTCAAGGGATTGTTGTTTGGCTTACATCACTGAAGTATGCAAGGCAGTTACGGCGCTTTGGCCATGTTCAATATGTATCAAAAAAAATGAAATATGTTGTGTTTTACTGCGATCTAGAAAAAGTAGATGACATTATAAATAAACTACAATCGTTTCATTTTGTAACCGATGTGAAGCCGTCAATGCGTCCATTTGTAAATACAGAGTTTGAAGATGCTAAACCAGATAAAGCAAAAGAATACGATTATAAGCTAGGCATTTAA
- a CDS encoding cytochrome c oxidase subunit 3 — MAGAVDTSKGLPSHPERATLEGKNKFLGFWFFLGGETIMFATFFGTYLGLRNGVGSGPASDELFTLPLVFIMTMILLTSSMTSVMAMFAMKKNQFKKMMTWMIITVLLGLVFLGLEIYEFQHYVHDYEFGFTTSAFSSAFYTLVGLHGAHVLFGLCWITLLIIRNWGKGITLTNAPKFYVASLYWHFIDVVWVFIFTVVYLMGAGGY; from the coding sequence ATGGCTGGTGCAGTCGATACATCAAAAGGCTTACCGTCTCATCCGGAGCGAGCTACCCTTGAAGGGAAAAATAAATTTCTAGGCTTTTGGTTCTTTCTTGGTGGAGAAACCATCATGTTTGCCACTTTTTTTGGAACGTACTTAGGATTACGTAACGGTGTTGGAAGCGGACCAGCTTCTGATGAACTCTTTACGTTACCGCTTGTCTTTATTATGACAATGATTCTTTTAACAAGTTCAATGACAAGTGTAATGGCAATGTTTGCGATGAAGAAAAACCAGTTCAAAAAAATGATGACATGGATGATTATTACAGTCCTTCTTGGTTTGGTGTTCTTAGGTCTAGAGATCTATGAGTTCCAGCACTATGTACATGATTATGAATTTGGCTTTACTACAAGTGCTTTCTCATCGGCCTTCTATACACTTGTTGGACTACACGGGGCTCACGTATTATTTGGTCTTTGCTGGATCACGTTGCTTATTATCCGAAATTGGGGCAAAGGGATTACGTTGACAAATGCTCCTAAGTTTTATGTGGCAAGTCTTTACTGGCACTTTATCGACGTCGTGTGGGTATTCATCTTTACCGTCGTTTACTTAATGGGAGCAGGAGGTTATTAA
- a CDS encoding ATP-grasp domain-containing protein, producing the protein MNLITFNPFRTIGMPGIDYVKPENMFKEQSRIEQADLCLFPENWQVNSLVYGLKKKIFPSIESIHLGYNKIEMTRAMWTVCPNHVPYTLILGSTPKTIQDVLETFPFPFVAKTTRSSMGRGVFLIQNEADFHSYATNHDVLYVQEYIESHRDLRLCLIGNKVVNSYWRESSGFKNNVAQGGVMTFTDIPQAAITLVEDVASRLSLDHVGFDVIERNGQYYILEFNTLFGNQGFLAQGIRVEDFIFDHIKSL; encoded by the coding sequence ATGAATCTCATTACTTTCAACCCTTTCCGCACGATAGGGATGCCTGGCATCGACTATGTGAAGCCAGAAAATATGTTTAAAGAACAAAGCCGCATCGAGCAAGCTGACCTTTGTCTTTTCCCAGAAAATTGGCAAGTGAATAGTCTTGTTTATGGGCTGAAAAAAAAGATTTTTCCAAGCATCGAGAGCATTCATCTCGGCTACAACAAAATTGAAATGACAAGGGCGATGTGGACGGTTTGTCCTAATCATGTGCCGTATACACTTATTCTAGGTTCAACCCCGAAAACCATACAAGACGTTCTAGAGACATTTCCGTTTCCATTCGTGGCGAAAACAACCCGCTCTTCGATGGGAAGAGGCGTATTCCTCATTCAAAATGAAGCGGATTTCCATTCATACGCTACTAACCACGACGTTCTTTATGTGCAGGAATACATCGAATCACACCGAGATTTACGTCTCTGTTTAATCGGCAATAAAGTTGTGAACAGCTATTGGCGAGAAAGCAGTGGTTTTAAGAACAATGTAGCACAAGGTGGCGTCATGACTTTTACAGACATTCCGCAAGCAGCGATTACACTTGTAGAGGATGTGGCCAGCCGCCTTTCTCTTGATCACGTCGGTTTTGATGTCATTGAACGAAATGGACAGTATTATATTCTTGAATTCAATACATTGTTTGGCAACCAAGGCTTTCTCGCACAAGGCATCCGTGTAGAGGATTTCATTTTTGATCACATAAAAAGTCTGTAA
- the ylbJ gene encoding sporulation integral membrane protein YlbJ, which yields MLDARNSSQLKSALFAIATIVLALSLVFFPKEALEASTRGLDMWWNVVFPSLLPFFIVSELLIGFGVVAFLGVLLEPLMRPLFKVPGIGGFVWAMGLASGNPAGAKLAVQMRKLGKISQIEGERLAGFTNSSNPLFIFGAIAVGFFHNPALGMILALAHYIGNIVVGFLFRFHGKNSEEMHLSRGQSPLKIIDAFSAMHQERLNDGRTFGKLIGDAVRSSIETLLLIGGFIILFSVLNQLLSLLGILSLIAVSVSTCFALIGLSPELAYPFISGLFEITIGAQMISQTTEASFLSQLIVVSFILGFGGFSIQAQVASILAESDIRFRPFLLARFLQGLTAACLVIPLYYLFYEPLTDEVSSGGVRIPASIEQGWHFFLEISPYITFSFLCLFILLKTMHIKKRFV from the coding sequence ATGCTTGATGCGCGAAATTCATCTCAACTAAAATCAGCATTATTTGCAATAGCAACGATAGTTCTCGCTTTATCTCTCGTGTTTTTCCCAAAAGAAGCGCTAGAAGCATCAACGAGAGGATTGGATATGTGGTGGAACGTTGTCTTTCCTTCTTTACTTCCCTTTTTTATCGTCTCTGAGCTTTTAATCGGATTTGGAGTTGTCGCTTTCTTAGGCGTGCTTCTTGAGCCACTTATGCGTCCTCTTTTTAAAGTTCCAGGTATCGGTGGGTTTGTATGGGCAATGGGTCTTGCTAGCGGAAACCCAGCTGGTGCAAAACTAGCCGTTCAAATGCGAAAACTAGGGAAGATTTCACAGATTGAAGGAGAGCGTTTAGCCGGGTTTACCAACTCATCTAATCCATTATTTATTTTCGGCGCCATTGCTGTCGGTTTTTTTCATAATCCTGCTTTAGGAATGATTTTGGCACTCGCCCATTATATTGGCAACATCGTCGTTGGTTTCCTCTTTCGTTTTCACGGCAAAAATTCGGAAGAAATGCACCTCAGCCGTGGGCAATCACCACTAAAGATCATTGACGCTTTTTCCGCCATGCACCAAGAGCGATTAAATGACGGCCGCACGTTTGGCAAATTAATCGGCGATGCCGTTCGCTCTTCCATTGAGACCTTACTTTTAATAGGCGGGTTTATTATTTTATTTTCTGTATTAAATCAGCTACTAAGTCTTCTTGGTATTCTTTCGCTTATAGCTGTTAGTGTTAGTACGTGTTTTGCCTTAATTGGACTTTCACCAGAATTGGCGTACCCGTTTATTTCTGGCTTATTTGAAATCACCATTGGCGCTCAAATGATTAGTCAAACAACTGAAGCGAGCTTCTTATCACAACTCATCGTTGTTTCCTTTATTCTTGGATTTGGTGGTTTTTCGATTCAAGCGCAAGTAGCAAGCATCTTAGCCGAATCAGATATTCGCTTTCGTCCGTTTCTATTGGCTCGCTTTCTCCAAGGGCTAACGGCGGCTTGCCTCGTTATTCCACTGTACTATCTTTTCTACGAGCCACTTACAGATGAAGTGAGTAGTGGCGGCGTTCGTATTCCGGCATCTATCGAACAAGGTTGGCACTTTTTCCTTGAGATCTCACCCTACATCACGTTTAGCTTTCTCTGTTTGTTTATTTTACTAAAAACCATGCATATAAAGAAAAGATTCGTTTAG
- a CDS encoding TcaA NTF2-like domain-containing protein gives MRTLIRTLPMFLLFIVLAACGYNEPEQLEEVTDEEVIEKLSTFVHDYKAEMLLAINENQTERLENDFLIPNTSFYHALHRLKDDLQKSNAQKELISLDVHDVWYDPEEGDYFVEAHEHVRVVTGDAVEDIEREVRFHTVEGSDGTYRLYTIINVNEERY, from the coding sequence GTGCGGACACTTATTCGAACGCTTCCAATGTTCCTTCTATTTATTGTACTAGCGGCATGCGGATACAATGAACCGGAACAGTTGGAAGAAGTTACCGATGAAGAAGTGATTGAAAAGCTATCGACGTTTGTGCATGATTATAAAGCGGAGATGCTGCTTGCCATTAACGAAAATCAAACAGAGCGTCTAGAAAATGATTTTTTGATACCGAATACATCTTTCTATCATGCACTTCATCGATTAAAGGATGATTTACAAAAAAGCAATGCACAAAAGGAGCTCATTTCGCTAGATGTTCACGATGTATGGTATGACCCAGAAGAAGGCGATTACTTTGTCGAAGCACATGAGCATGTACGTGTGGTGACTGGAGATGCGGTGGAAGATATAGAGCGGGAGGTTCGCTTTCATACAGTTGAAGGTTCAGACGGTACATACCGACTTTACACCATTATTAACGTAAATGAAGAAAGATATTAA
- the rsmD gene encoding 16S rRNA (guanine(966)-N(2))-methyltransferase RsmD: MRVISGQQGGLRLKPVPGKQTRPTTDKVKESIFNMIGPYFDGGQVLDLFAGSGALGIEALSRGMDRCIFIEAQHPAIQTIRQNLSHTKLSERASVFKNDSLRGLQVLIGKGETFQLLLIDPPYAKAELYIKEALAKIDESSVLEEGGLIVCETASSSELASFSSLQIIRTEQYGETKITIYERVSGHETSC; this comes from the coding sequence ATGAGAGTGATTTCTGGGCAACAAGGTGGGCTAAGACTGAAGCCTGTTCCAGGGAAACAGACAAGACCGACAACAGATAAAGTAAAAGAGTCGATCTTTAATATGATTGGTCCGTATTTTGATGGCGGTCAAGTACTTGATTTGTTTGCAGGGAGCGGTGCTTTAGGAATTGAAGCGTTGAGCCGAGGTATGGATCGGTGTATTTTTATTGAAGCCCAACATCCAGCTATTCAAACAATACGTCAAAATTTAAGCCATACGAAACTAAGTGAGCGAGCGTCTGTTTTTAAAAATGATAGTTTAAGGGGCCTCCAAGTATTAATAGGCAAGGGGGAAACGTTCCAATTACTGCTTATCGATCCGCCATATGCAAAGGCCGAGCTGTACATAAAAGAAGCGCTAGCAAAGATTGATGAAAGTTCCGTACTCGAAGAAGGTGGGCTAATTGTGTGCGAAACAGCTTCCTCAAGTGAACTAGCCTCCTTTTCATCACTTCAAATCATTCGAACGGAGCAATACGGAGAGACAAAAATAACGATTTATGAAAGGGTGAGTGGACATGAGACGAGCTGTTAG
- a CDS encoding YugN family protein, with protein sequence MKFTETGLENHQIKFTLVHDSAESVGFVHADQWDYERAMFDYKMVHHEGTFYLRVPVYAVKGDIPAQSTIVQIMTPILGKHYYPHGVEYEGETYPDAIVEKSKKKLELLAQRIENEL encoded by the coding sequence TTGAAATTCACCGAAACAGGACTAGAAAATCATCAAATTAAATTTACACTTGTACATGACTCAGCAGAATCAGTTGGCTTCGTCCACGCCGATCAATGGGATTACGAGCGCGCTATGTTTGACTACAAAATGGTGCATCACGAAGGCACATTTTACTTGCGAGTTCCCGTTTATGCCGTAAAAGGCGATATTCCTGCTCAATCCACTATCGTTCAAATTATGACTCCTATTCTAGGAAAGCATTATTATCCACATGGTGTTGAATACGAAGGGGAAACATACCCAGATGCAATTGTAGAGAAATCGAAGAAAAAGCTAGAACTATTAGCGCAACGAATTGAAAACGAACTATAA
- a CDS encoding cytochrome C oxidase subunit IV family protein has product MADDHLSKPFEKSSLTEAEKREMKRDIKKQFVVFILLLFLTVLAFVAVGADLIPNNFAVPFILILAIVQLLLQLLFFMHMKDKDHAWATVFMITGIFVTMPTIVALMLLIGVVKY; this is encoded by the coding sequence ATGGCTGATGACCACTTAAGCAAACCGTTTGAAAAGAGTTCACTTACGGAAGCTGAAAAACGTGAGATGAAGCGAGATATTAAGAAACAATTTGTCGTGTTTATCTTACTATTATTCTTAACAGTTCTCGCGTTTGTCGCTGTAGGTGCAGACTTAATCCCAAATAATTTTGCAGTGCCATTCATTTTAATTCTTGCGATCGTTCAATTGCTTTTACAGCTACTGTTTTTTATGCATATGAAAGATAAAGATCATGCTTGGGCAACTGTCTTTATGATCACTGGTATATTTGTCACTATGCCGACCATTGTTGCATTAATGCTGCTAATCGGTGTTGTAAAATACTAG
- a CDS encoding CAP domain-containing protein, which translates to MNKRLSLLMVLTVMLVILIYYYRQIPPEPVAGQFLTTKQPSLHMDYAARVTPALLTDDEVVEETDLPFDQHIGLLMGASEEEVLEWLGEPGRIDPSAFGYDTWVYNTINDGYLTVGVEDGNVTTVVANGAPIQRFLGEQQHSYEALNRMFLFEDRIPLEMDQGLFTFQLSEQDMEMRPLAQIGDYWIQFYMDVHTNQLSSVRLLSNEVLLSQQPYSFGYTNELPEKQALNPSELAAVDKANEKQIFELTNAIRSSFELEPFAWSDEVAKVAYDHSKDMYTDDYFDHVSPTFGTLSDRFQAGSVPFTDAGENIAYNYVDGIAAVEGWLNSDSHRIVLLHEKFTHLGVGVHHAYYTQNFLFEG; encoded by the coding sequence ATGAATAAGCGTCTTAGTCTTTTAATGGTTTTAACGGTTATGTTGGTGATCCTGATTTATTACTACAGGCAAATTCCTCCAGAGCCGGTAGCTGGTCAGTTTCTTACAACAAAGCAACCGTCCTTGCATATGGACTACGCGGCGCGGGTAACACCTGCTTTACTAACGGATGATGAAGTCGTGGAGGAAACAGATCTTCCATTTGATCAGCACATTGGTTTGCTAATGGGAGCTAGTGAGGAAGAGGTTCTAGAGTGGTTAGGGGAACCGGGCCGCATTGATCCATCTGCATTTGGCTACGATACTTGGGTGTATAATACGATTAACGATGGGTATCTAACTGTTGGTGTTGAAGATGGGAACGTGACAACGGTTGTAGCAAATGGTGCGCCGATACAGCGCTTTTTAGGCGAACAGCAACATAGCTATGAAGCGTTAAACCGAATGTTTTTGTTTGAAGATCGAATACCTTTAGAAATGGACCAAGGTTTGTTTACGTTTCAATTATCTGAGCAGGATATGGAGATGCGTCCTTTAGCGCAGATTGGTGACTATTGGATACAGTTCTATATGGATGTACATACGAACCAGCTATCAAGCGTTCGTCTCCTATCAAATGAAGTTCTTTTAAGCCAACAACCTTATTCATTCGGGTATACGAATGAGCTCCCGGAAAAACAAGCATTAAACCCTTCTGAGCTTGCAGCGGTAGATAAAGCGAATGAAAAACAAATTTTTGAGCTCACAAACGCAATTCGCTCAAGCTTTGAATTGGAGCCGTTTGCTTGGTCTGACGAAGTAGCAAAAGTTGCGTATGATCATAGCAAAGATATGTATACAGATGATTATTTCGATCATGTATCGCCCACATTTGGTACATTGTCTGACCGCTTTCAAGCAGGGAGCGTTCCGTTTACTGATGCAGGTGAAAATATCGCCTATAACTATGTAGACGGAATAGCAGCGGTAGAAGGATGGTTAAACAGCGACAGCCATCGAATTGTACTGCTTCACGAAAAATTTACCCATCTTGGTGTCGGTGTACACCACGCGTATTACACACAGAACTTTTTGTTTGAAGGTTAA
- the coaD gene encoding pantetheine-phosphate adenylyltransferase: MRRAVSSGSFDPVTNGHVDLFERAANQFDELIVVVSVNNKKSPLFSLEERVALLKQATAHIPNIVVEPFTGLLVEYAKTNGASAIIRGLRSSTDYDYEENIAAMNKTLVPEVDTLFFMTKPQYSFVSSSIVKEAASYGSDVSSLVPEPVAQALKKVYAVNG; this comes from the coding sequence ATGAGACGAGCTGTTAGTTCAGGTAGTTTCGATCCGGTGACAAATGGGCATGTTGATTTATTTGAACGAGCTGCTAATCAGTTTGACGAATTAATCGTTGTTGTTTCTGTTAATAATAAAAAGAGTCCACTTTTCTCATTAGAAGAGCGAGTCGCTCTTTTAAAACAAGCGACGGCGCACATTCCAAATATCGTTGTTGAACCATTTACAGGTTTACTAGTTGAGTATGCGAAGACGAATGGTGCTTCTGCTATTATACGAGGATTACGTTCTAGTACGGATTATGATTATGAAGAAAATATTGCAGCTATGAACAAAACGCTTGTTCCGGAAGTCGATACACTTTTTTTTATGACTAAGCCGCAATATAGCTTCGTAAGCTCAAGCATCGTTAAAGAAGCCGCGAGTTATGGTAGCGACGTATCGAGCCTCGTACCAGAACCAGTCGCACAAGCCTTGAAAAAAGTGTATGCCGTTAACGGCTAA
- a CDS encoding PaaI family thioesterase, with amino-acid sequence MTVEEKIQAFLNEASTEEKNVFEQVVDGFIAKQRKQQLTYLSGITQAEASIPSKDTFSIRVPITPLIHNPLSIVHGGMTATLLDSTMGGAAMEALPDDLTAVTSQLNIHYMRPGVGEYLECFATVVHSGKQLIIVEGNAYNNEKKLIAKATGTFYVIPRK; translated from the coding sequence GTGACAGTAGAAGAAAAAATCCAAGCATTTTTGAACGAAGCATCTACAGAGGAAAAAAACGTTTTTGAACAAGTTGTTGATGGCTTTATCGCCAAACAACGAAAACAACAATTAACTTATTTATCGGGTATAACACAAGCAGAAGCATCGATTCCTTCAAAGGATACATTCTCCATTCGTGTTCCCATCACACCATTAATTCATAACCCTCTATCGATTGTTCATGGCGGTATGACAGCAACGCTACTTGACTCTACAATGGGTGGAGCTGCAATGGAAGCGTTACCGGATGATTTAACTGCCGTAACGTCTCAATTAAATATCCATTATATGCGACCTGGTGTTGGGGAATACCTTGAATGCTTTGCAACAGTCGTTCATTCCGGTAAACAATTAATTATTGTAGAAGGAAACGCTTATAATAATGAAAAGAAACTAATTGCAAAAGCAACCGGGACGTTTTATGTGATCCCGAGAAAATAA
- a CDS encoding YlbD family protein — protein MTNPTNLHPSVRQFKVFVKNHPGLVTEVKDGKRTLQDIYEEWSILGEEHEQWQPFLYTEEVQQEQVVESQQEEQETAETNQSTNDTSEEASSVGTGEFIGQLMGLVKKMNVQDLQSHLTQFSSVLGNVQNLMQTFQKPQEPTRRSESDSPFSFRRD, from the coding sequence ATGACGAATCCGACCAATCTGCATCCTTCAGTTCGGCAGTTTAAAGTATTTGTGAAAAACCATCCCGGTTTAGTAACCGAAGTGAAGGATGGCAAGCGTACGTTGCAAGACATCTATGAAGAATGGTCGATATTAGGAGAAGAACATGAGCAATGGCAGCCATTCTTGTATACGGAAGAGGTTCAGCAAGAGCAGGTAGTGGAAAGTCAACAAGAAGAACAAGAAACTGCTGAAACAAACCAATCTACAAACGATACAAGTGAAGAGGCAAGTTCGGTAGGTACAGGAGAATTCATCGGCCAACTAATGGGATTGGTAAAAAAGATGAATGTGCAAGATTTGCAATCGCATTTAACGCAATTTAGCTCTGTGCTTGGGAATGTACAGAATCTAATGCAAACGTTCCAAAAACCTCAGGAACCTACTCGTCGTTCAGAAAGTGACTCCCCGTTTTCGTTTCGACGGGATTAA
- a CDS encoding YlbF family regulator, protein MIATLDTVELLNASDELASIILQSELFSQYIEARDRLNQDKEAQYKIERFTTLKVSHEEVQRFGKYHPDFKTVSADIRVAKRELDRDESIVQFKKAETELEDLLNELSGVLASTVSPSIKVPTGNPFFDSMSCSGGCGSGGGCSCG, encoded by the coding sequence GTGATTGCAACATTAGATACGGTAGAACTATTAAATGCTTCTGATGAACTGGCTTCTATTATTCTTCAATCAGAACTGTTCTCCCAGTATATTGAAGCGCGTGATCGCCTTAATCAAGATAAAGAAGCACAATATAAGATTGAACGGTTTACAACCTTGAAAGTGTCTCATGAGGAAGTACAGCGGTTTGGTAAGTATCATCCTGACTTTAAGACAGTTTCAGCGGATATACGAGTTGCCAAAAGAGAGCTTGATCGGGACGAATCTATCGTTCAATTTAAAAAAGCAGAGACCGAGCTTGAAGACTTACTAAATGAATTAAGTGGTGTCTTAGCGTCTACGGTTTCGCCATCTATAAAAGTACCAACCGGAAATCCATTCTTTGACTCGATGTCTTGTAGTGGTGGCTGTGGTTCTGGTGGTGGATGTAGTTGCGGATAA
- a CDS encoding patatin-like phospholipase family protein, protein MKAKRPKIGLALGSGGARGFAHIGVLRALEDAGIEVDYLAGSSMGALVATMYGVGHSIEHMERFARLFKNKFYLDFTVSRQGLIAGDRIESLVRLLAKKMHFHQLHKEVRVVATDLLTGNRVVIDTGDVARAIRASMSIPGIFVPVKWGDQLLVDGGVVERVPVSVVREMGADIVLGVDVSFFRSHLQSPSIHEIVMQTMDIMGRELASKQKEQGDVMVRPIIKHSSPLDFSETERLIEQGERACRALIPDILERMKQWR, encoded by the coding sequence TTGAAAGCAAAACGCCCTAAAATTGGACTTGCTTTAGGCTCTGGTGGAGCACGGGGATTTGCGCATATTGGCGTCCTTCGTGCGTTGGAAGATGCAGGGATTGAAGTGGACTACTTGGCAGGAAGCAGTATGGGGGCTCTTGTTGCTACTATGTATGGGGTCGGTCATTCAATTGAACATATGGAACGGTTTGCAAGGCTATTTAAAAATAAGTTTTATTTAGATTTTACCGTATCACGCCAAGGGTTAATCGCCGGCGATCGAATTGAAAGTCTCGTGCGGCTTTTAGCAAAAAAGATGCATTTTCATCAACTACATAAAGAAGTCCGCGTTGTCGCCACGGATTTGTTAACAGGGAATAGAGTGGTGATTGATACTGGAGATGTAGCAAGAGCGATTCGCGCGAGTATGTCCATTCCAGGCATTTTCGTTCCAGTAAAATGGGGAGATCAACTTCTTGTAGATGGAGGCGTCGTAGAAAGGGTACCTGTATCAGTAGTCCGTGAAATGGGAGCCGATATTGTCCTTGGTGTTGATGTATCTTTTTTTCGTTCACATTTACAATCTCCTTCTATTCATGAAATTGTCATGCAGACAATGGACATAATGGGTAGAGAGTTAGCTAGCAAGCAAAAGGAACAGGGAGATGTTATGGTTCGTCCAATTATTAAACACTCATCACCTCTTGATTTTTCAGAAACCGAACGATTAATTGAACAAGGTGAACGAGCATGTCGAGCGCTCATACCCGACATCTTAGAAAGAATGAAACAGTGGAGGTAA
- a CDS encoding DUF420 domain-containing protein yields the protein MDNGFNKPIKKRNYKPAIIIISVVLIGAIGILAGLPGVEGFDAFDVTILPLMNAIFNTFTFLFLVCAFIAIIKGKVRIHKRFIYAAFVTTTFFLFTYVAHHFLAESTAFGDDGFLKYFYYFILITHIVLAAVIVPLALTSVARAWNGENARHKKIARWTMPIWLYVSFTGVLVYILISPYY from the coding sequence ATGGACAACGGTTTTAACAAACCAATAAAAAAACGAAATTACAAGCCTGCTATTATTATTATTTCTGTCGTGCTTATTGGTGCGATTGGCATTCTAGCAGGATTACCGGGTGTAGAGGGATTTGATGCTTTTGATGTCACTATTCTTCCGCTTATGAATGCCATCTTTAATACATTTACGTTTCTTTTTTTAGTATGTGCATTCATTGCGATTATAAAAGGGAAGGTACGCATCCATAAACGGTTTATTTATGCCGCTTTTGTCACAACCACTTTCTTTCTCTTTACCTATGTAGCGCATCACTTTTTAGCAGAATCAACGGCATTTGGTGATGATGGCTTCTTGAAGTATTTTTATTATTTCATTTTAATTACACATATTGTGTTAGCAGCTGTCATTGTGCCGCTTGCATTGACAAGTGTTGCAAGAGCATGGAATGGCGAAAATGCGCGCCATAAAAAGATTGCACGTTGGACAATGCCAATTTGGCTTTACGTAAGCTTTACAGGTGTATTAGTTTACATCTTGATTTCACCTTACTATTAA
- a CDS encoding DUF7147 family protein, which produces MNQRVIKLGNGYADFFELMELAVTNQSRLIACFQLQTLDGRHSLGIVLKPAKHPSTFMPIYLCLEGFKPDSKRVHQFQDFANQEGHTLHTIAVKSLDLFYDEDQYTRYLIGLLRSQRVIPPMA; this is translated from the coding sequence ATGAACCAACGCGTCATAAAATTAGGCAATGGTTACGCTGATTTTTTTGAATTGATGGAACTTGCTGTGACCAATCAATCTCGTTTGATTGCTTGTTTCCAGTTACAAACATTAGATGGACGGCATTCACTTGGCATCGTTTTAAAACCGGCTAAGCATCCTTCAACGTTTATGCCGATCTACCTTTGTCTAGAGGGCTTTAAACCTGATAGTAAAAGAGTACACCAATTTCAAGACTTTGCAAATCAAGAAGGTCATACGTTACATACAATTGCCGTTAAGTCTTTGGATCTTTTCTATGATGAAGACCAGTACACGCGCTACCTAATCGGCCTGCTTCGTTCTCAACGGGTCATTCCACCGATGGCTTAA
- a CDS encoding YlbE-like family protein, with protein sequence MRADIRAKMMQDQKIREFMRYHPEWYRHLSRNPERLAEMEKESNYFYGKTFPQRVERMQNNVSMMVMLMEMIKMGQNTVSETVQSVTS encoded by the coding sequence ATGAGAGCAGACATTCGAGCAAAAATGATGCAAGACCAAAAGATACGTGAGTTTATGCGTTATCATCCAGAGTGGTATCGCCATTTATCTCGAAATCCAGAGCGTTTAGCAGAAATGGAGAAAGAGTCCAATTATTTTTATGGAAAAACATTTCCTCAACGGGTAGAAAGAATGCAAAATAACGTCAGTATGATGGTGATGTTAATGGAAATGATTAAAATGGGTCAAAATACCGTGTCTGAAACTGTGCAGTCTGTAACGAGTTAA